Proteins from a single region of Flavobacterium sp. YJ01:
- a CDS encoding methyltransferase domain-containing protein — translation MTWDPKKYDEFKTERTRPFDDLISHIVDKPNLKVIDLGCGTGELTKRLSEKLSNSTVLGIDNSAEMLAKAPTAENLTFKELSIPDQLKEETKWDVILSNAALQWIDNHGELFPKIISRLNPGGQLAVQMPQQNENILNRILLNLVQEEPFASYLNNWTRPSPVLSLDEYAKIFFENGGKDLVIYEKVYPQISTSKNDFFDFISGSALTVYQERLKEDEFEKLSDEFKHRINKYFPVVPSIYAFRRLILYARF, via the coding sequence ATGACTTGGGATCCAAAAAAATATGATGAATTTAAAACAGAACGCACTAGACCTTTTGATGATCTGATAAGTCATATTGTTGATAAACCGAATCTAAAAGTTATAGATTTAGGATGCGGAACTGGCGAACTCACGAAAAGACTTTCTGAAAAACTCTCCAATTCAACCGTTCTAGGAATAGACAATTCAGCTGAAATGCTGGCAAAAGCTCCGACAGCTGAAAATTTAACTTTTAAAGAATTATCTATTCCAGACCAATTAAAAGAAGAAACAAAATGGGATGTCATTCTTTCGAATGCTGCTTTGCAATGGATTGATAATCATGGCGAATTATTTCCAAAAATTATTTCTCGTCTAAATCCTGGAGGTCAATTGGCTGTTCAAATGCCACAGCAAAACGAAAATATATTGAACAGGATACTTTTAAATTTAGTTCAAGAAGAACCTTTTGCTTCGTATTTAAATAATTGGACACGTCCTTCTCCTGTTTTGAGTTTAGACGAATATGCTAAAATATTTTTTGAAAATGGAGGAAAAGATCTCGTTATCTATGAAAAAGTTTATCCACAGATTTCGACTTCAAAAAATGACTTTTTTGATTTCATTTCCGGTTCTGCGCTTACTGTTTATCAAGAACGTTTAAAAGAAGACGAATTCGAAAAATTATCAGATGAATTTAAGCATAGAATAAACAAATATTTTCCTGTTGTTCCTTCAATTTATGCCTTTAGAAGATTAATTCTTTATGCGCGATTTTAG
- a CDS encoding HAMP domain-containing sensor histidine kinase, with translation MSKLQALKNFRFPNVFVLILIIFISCALLICINFFTIKILSANRAYVNGESHYSKSQKEASRHLITYLYTKNPNQWNLYCEELKVPQGDGIARITLLKAGDNDIARKGLLIGRNHEEDLDDIIWLFDNFKEVSFLAKAIDEWGKGDKLIFKLFVIGQEVNAKINRNLLTLKDQRQYLKEISSISDSLTINERNFSNLLGEGTRKIKDLLIFTNVFFILVIICSVCLYYSIMVKRLLLSKKETEAKNENLIVVNRELDRFVYSASHDLRSPITSLKGLIEITSLEDDVTQIRNYLQMMHHSLARQDQFISDIIDYSKNKRKEIIMEPVSLKELFNEAILQLMHIENANRIKFTQEHLVDEIESDGLRLKIIINNLISNAIKYSDASKQEMFISIKTYFSDGLNKIEVADNGIGITGKDKENIFEMYFGTNKNKGSGLGLYIVKEAVENIKGNISVISESTVGSKFIVTIPHSHAI, from the coding sequence ATGTCTAAGTTGCAAGCTTTAAAAAACTTTCGTTTTCCGAATGTTTTTGTTCTTATCTTAATTATTTTTATTTCCTGCGCTTTACTAATTTGCATCAACTTTTTTACCATTAAAATCTTATCTGCAAACAGAGCTTATGTAAATGGAGAATCTCATTATTCAAAAAGCCAGAAAGAAGCATCTAGACATCTCATCACTTATTTATATACCAAAAACCCCAATCAATGGAACCTGTATTGTGAAGAATTGAAAGTTCCTCAAGGCGATGGCATTGCTCGAATTACACTTTTAAAAGCTGGAGATAATGATATTGCAAGAAAAGGTCTGCTTATTGGACGAAATCACGAAGAGGATTTAGATGACATTATTTGGCTTTTTGACAATTTCAAAGAGGTTTCTTTTTTAGCCAAAGCAATCGATGAATGGGGAAAAGGCGACAAACTCATTTTCAAACTATTTGTAATTGGACAAGAGGTTAATGCTAAAATCAACCGCAATCTTTTAACTTTAAAAGATCAAAGACAATATTTAAAAGAAATCAGCTCTATTAGTGATAGTTTAACGATCAATGAAAGAAACTTCTCTAATCTATTGGGTGAAGGAACCAGAAAAATAAAAGACTTGTTAATCTTTACCAATGTCTTTTTTATTTTAGTCATTATTTGCAGTGTCTGCCTTTATTATTCTATAATGGTAAAAAGGCTTCTGCTTTCAAAAAAAGAAACCGAAGCAAAAAATGAAAATTTAATAGTTGTAAATCGCGAATTAGACAGGTTTGTTTATAGTGCATCTCACGATTTGAGATCTCCTATAACTTCTCTAAAAGGTCTTATCGAAATTACTTCTTTAGAAGATGATGTAACTCAAATTCGCAATTATCTCCAAATGATGCATCATAGTCTTGCAAGACAAGACCAATTTATTAGCGACATTATAGATTATTCTAAGAATAAAAGAAAAGAAATAATCATGGAACCTGTAAGTTTGAAAGAGCTTTTTAATGAGGCCATTCTTCAATTAATGCACATTGAAAATGCCAATAGAATAAAATTTACCCAAGAACATTTAGTTGACGAAATTGAAAGCGATGGCCTTCGTTTAAAAATCATCATTAACAATTTGATTTCAAATGCGATAAAATATTCTGATGCCAGCAAACAAGAAATGTTTATTTCTATCAAAACCTATTTTAGCGATGGTTTAAACAAAATTGAAGTTGCAGATAACGGAATCGGAATTACTGGTAAAGACAAAGAAAATATATTTGAAATGTACTTCGGGACAAACAAAAATAAAGGTTCTGGATTAGGTCTTTATATTGTAAAAGAAGCCGTAGAAAACATTAAAGGAAATATTTCTGTTATTTCGGAAAGTACTGTCGGAAGTAAATTTATAGTAACAATACCACATTCACATGCCATCTAA
- a CDS encoding response regulator yields MPSKPDFLLVEDNLIDQFVTKKLLKKGLNINPLFIANNGKEAIDWLIQNPIQNSLVILLDIQMPVMNGFEFLEEFARLAEKINSKVEIFVLSSTLDTDEIRKAKENKYVTDFWSKPFCLETLKNTFL; encoded by the coding sequence ATGCCATCTAAACCTGACTTTTTACTAGTAGAAGATAATTTAATTGACCAATTTGTTACTAAAAAACTACTCAAAAAAGGATTAAATATAAATCCTTTATTTATTGCAAATAATGGGAAAGAAGCCATTGATTGGCTTATACAAAATCCAATTCAAAACTCTTTAGTTATACTTTTAGATATTCAAATGCCTGTAATGAATGGATTTGAATTTTTGGAGGAATTTGCTAGACTTGCAGAAAAAATAAATAGCAAAGTGGAAATTTTTGTCCTTTCTTCAACTTTGGATACAGATGAGATTAGAAAAGCAAAAGAAAACAAGTATGTAACTGATTTTTGGAGCAAACCTTTTTGTCTAGAGACATTAAAAAATACTTTC